A region of the Melitaea cinxia chromosome 1, ilMelCinx1.1, whole genome shotgun sequence genome:
aaaaagcttttaaaatattaaaataaagtaagaatGACAAGTGtttggaaaaataaatattattttttaaagcagCTGCATTAAGACATAGTTGTATTTGTGCAATATTTTTTCATGGCTTAAGCAGTTACAACGACAGGAGGCTCTACATGGTAAAATTTACCACATAGTgcataaatttgaaaatatttaggGTTTCTGCTTAATTTTGTGCTGCTCTGCTTTTTAAAGTGTGGGTCGCTGATGATCGTGCACCATATTCACagggataaaaattaaataaaggttGGAATTCATTGTACTGAAACGTATtctaaagtattttataaacgaATTCGAACactgacaaataaaatatttgaaatatttaaagaccaaagaaaaattttgtatatgctctaatcttttttttaatagattaatataagtataaagaTATCAATTTCGGTCGTTTCAAATAGTTTTGTAAGGAAACTGCTAGCAATAGGCAGCAATGTCAATTAATAAAcgataataaatgataaatatagaTACTCTTTAggtgattaataattattttaattacgttGATAAATGAAAATGGCAAAGATTGATAAATGACCTTAAAACAATGAAAATGAATTATTAGGAAACGTTGTACCATTTTGTACCGATTTgacgtttaaataaacaaaatataggtACACCATTACATAGtacaaaacaaagtcgcttcccgctgtctgtatgcttagatctttaaaaatacgcaacagattttgatgcggttttatttagtaaatagaatgattccagAGAATGGTTTATATGTATGATACATGCATACTATaatagagaaacactgatagttttagaggtttctaatgtgaggtcgtaaattaacacattttttgcgcttatagtgcaaatatttattttatattctatatttagtatcagtattacacccgtgcgaagccgagcgggtcgctagtaaagtATCATCGTCTCCCTGCCCTTATCCCAGTTATGAAGGGTCAGCACATCATATTTTCCTCTtacattcctctctattattcgtctcctcagcgcttactcctttaTTTCTCAGCTACCTCTTAAGTAGTAGCTTTCTTGCtagtaaagtatatttaaacataattgtaGCTTCCCTTAACACacctaaaaaacaaaaacaaaaaaaaaaaaaattaaaatctttagaTTTGGAGAAGGTAATGAGTAGAGTTGAATATTGTTAATAGATTTAAAAGTGATAACTGAcctaattactatttttaattcataaacaattaaatttcaaagatattttaaaaggaaattTCAATATCTCATATGTTGACTTCTGAAGCAGCTGCCGCTGCAGCTTCAATTTAGCTGGTGCTATCATTGCTGTAGAATAAAATGTTGCTCTATAACGGGCATTTGCACAGGTTTTAGCGTGATTGTGTGAGCATGATAAACTACAACTGAACTCATAAAatgtacagtttttattttaaataatacatttaaaatgaaaaataggtAAAGTAAGTTTGCAAACGTTACCAATACAATTATtccgtagcgtgcatttcatttaggcagaaaggcactgcctaccttggcatgttactaaatagatatataaaacatgaatattacaattatttttgaatacatatttttgaaaagacataaaccataatttaatttaaatccgcttcaaaaatacccgccgtcatatatgcgatatcagcgcttcgtACGCATCGACGACGagccttttatgaaacttctgcctataaTCGCTTAACAAATGTTAGCGATGACAGTaagacattatataatcctacaattttataatgtcgcacgcgtcatatggaatacgaacaaagtattgtgtttttaacattggtcggtttaacaatGAAATTAGGCACAGCCTAAGAACAcacgaaattatcagagtgcctTATGAGGTCACTATGTCTATCCAGAAACTGATTTGTTTGCTAGGTATCTAGGTAGGTTGGTTGttgtacgtgtatttgtatgcctgcattattataagtataaatgcactttacgtgtccaataatttacttgtctgttcttgaaattatctaaaagcctctattcccaacaaaattaaaataaattaggagaaaattgcgagaaagtaaCTGCAGAGtggctgttcatattttttttgactgcctaccctgtctaaaaactttGTGCACGCCACTGCAATTATTGTATACCATTAGGTTTGCAGTGCTGTAGGTAGAAGACttatcaaaattgtttttgtaaagtCTTCCAGCTGTGAGATTCAAATTGCAGGTTCTTCAGCCCAAAATGGAGGTAGTCGCACGCTGATACGAAAAACGTCAGTTTTGTTATGagatgtaattaaatatttttcagtatGTTCCCCACCTTGTctttacattttgtattaaatttaaatgcttAGTTTTTCAATACGGGTTATTCTTTTTCAATACGGAGTCACTAGTGTAGTGgagattttattaattcttgttatttatatttggtTAAATTATAATCCTATTATTAATTCACTAACTTATTCATTGAGTTAAACGACAGCAAAAGTaaattacatgaaaaataaaaatggcacGTAAATCAAAaagatgtaaaataattaataaataattatttttataacatttaatttttttttaattagacaaATCAAATGAGGTTTTATGCTAAGACCGTAAAAAGGTTTTACGTGTGTGAGTATGCAATACCTTATATTGTTAAAGTATACgtatttttctaaatttctGTACGTATTAAACGTATTCAATCAGTTATAGTTTATCATAGCTagaatttctatatatttttaatttattcaattattttattttgtttaaaaattatacatggaCTAGCGAACCCGGCAGaagttgtcctgcccggaaaacagctgccaaatttgatagcttacatagtgatagcagcgccacctaccgggtctacttgagataaaaactattctATTTCCCAAGTTTGACCAAGTTGGTACGACCCCGGAGGCGAAGCCCCGGAGAagaaagcccgggtaaagagggcaacctcgaggcccgtacccAGACAGACCTtcgggcctgtcaggaagacccaCACACCAAGTttgaccaaattacagatgcttaaaaaatttgataaaaattggttcagtagtttcggggTTACATAACGATAGAAGCACCACCTACCGGATCCGATTGAGATAAATGTAATGtatgggttggtgaccgcagggccggctttgacgcaccgaagacgttataatatatttattatcataatacataaaattataatatataattgtaggtTAACTCATTACTCATAACTTCACTTAAATTTcatgttgaattttatttatttactatggATTTGATAATGTTAGTAATTACTGCTGTCGACTCCTAAGATCGTAGCAGTAACGATAAATACCagcaaatctaaaaaaaattgcaaaagtttcaaaaaaatatgaccgaaaattacatacaaatttgCTCACCTTAATAcaaacgtatttaaatataagtagaaatgtttagaattcctaattgtgggtaacacaaaaataaaaaaaatcgtacatattaaaaatagcatggtgtcgtctcctgtcaaagattttcattgtaatatgaaactttgaatagttacgagtctctgtaaagaactcactatagacggcgccacggttcgcttaaaccgaaagtaaaaaatcatcatatcaaaagtttcgctctagcgagtatatcgttccatagcttaattggctagagcgtcgacacggtatgtcgaagacgcgggttcgaatcccgctggagcggtcaatttttgatatgatattcaaaaataagtaGAACTGTCAAACAGCGGAATTTATTAGAAGGTTACCGTTTTAACCccttagatataataaataccttAAAACTGGTGTAAGCAGTTTTAAGCTACTTTTCCTATTTGTTTCATTTGTcacgcaaatattttttaattactgtaGATATATTCGTATTTACGTAAGCAAATCACtttatgataattaatattttagatattaaaaaaaatacagattagaatctttttttatcaacccgataataaaaagaataatgatagttaattacagtaatttttaattattaataattatatcaaacttATTCATTGAATACATTTTTGTTCATCATGTTACCGTTTCTAATAGTTTTGTGTATAGCGGCTTGTTCTGGTAAGTTCTATTAAaaaggtaatatttttatatactttatttattgctATTGTAATAAACATAAACCTAGGAAGAATATTTTTACGTTACATTggttaattgaaaattttgatatatttaataataatttctagcACTACCATCAAATCCAATCCTAAGGAAGTTGGATGATGGACCACGTTATCAGTATGTTGGTGATTCAAACGGAGAGATCCACCTGGAGGATCTATGGGTGTCGTTGagtgattatttaaatatagcaaGATTCAGACCCGAAGTATCCAATGTATACTTTTTATACACCAGgtagtaaatatataagaacTAAGTGTTAGACTAGTCTagacttaaatatattaaattagctAACCCTGCGAACTTTGTACTGACATTTTTCCTTGACTTTGGTCAGGCTTAACGAACAAGTTCAGGCTTTAACGaacgcaaaaaaataataatccaaTTATTTGATGCTGTCCTTCGAAAGTTTGAGCGTACATTTCAGCATACatttcgatttatttttattattattattatttatattaattttcagaTCATTATATGTTTTGCCTTCATATATTTCTAACACATAGGTACATAAACATtcttaagttaaaattatttgtgaaTACATAAATCTATATTTGAATTTGCTCAAAACATGAAGTTTATCTAACGGCATTTTTTTCTACCGTCGAAAATGAAATGAGCATTAAGATCAGCGAGCATTAAGATCagtttatgaattttatgagtattttatgaatttcaGAGAAAATCCGAATAATGgtcaaattatatttagaaatgaAAACTGGTTGTCTTTAACTAACTACAAGAGCTTAAGAAGAACTATTGTTCTTATCCACGGATGGAGAAATTCAGCTTCATCGGAGTTTAACAATGTCCTTAtacccggtatgaaaaaaaaaaataaactacgcGTAAATGACAATgctgttatttaaatttgaataattttgcaTGAGCCAAACGATTGGTAGTCGTAAATTACGTGTTTTACACATGAAATGATATTGTTTAATAtaacgttaaatattttatccaaAATACTCAAAATAAAGTTCAAGCTCTTCACTAAAAATTATTAgcagtataattattatcttaataatgCATTTAATTTTGCAGCTCTTCTGGCTGCGGAAGATGTTAATGTAATAGTAGTAGACTGGAGCGTTGGAGCAGGTTCCCTAAGTTACAGACAAGTGAATTTCAATTGTATAACTTCCGCTGCCGCGGTAGCCGACTTTATTAAATGGTTGAACCAAGCAAGTGGCTCAACACTTAGTCAGTATCATATCATTGGTCATGGAGTCGGTGGACATCAAGCAGGTATCATAGGAAGAAACTTGGACCGCGACGTACCATACATTACtggtaagaatattttaaataatttagttttatatagaacatataataataataaaaataataaatgaaattaatgatatttattaacTACTAGCTGCCCGCGTGGAAGACATGATTTCGATTGTTTCGTTTTCTCTCGTTAAAAATATACCCTATGTCACTCGgtgataacgtagcattccACAGgtgaaataatgaaataaaattggatcaattcttttaagtttatccgttacaaataaagaaaaataattgtgtttgttcgcaaacgaaaaaaaccgacttcaattataactaatacaacgtaagtagacgaaaaaaattaacaaatgcactagtcgtcctACGATTATCGAGGGTTTCCTTTGATTtttctaggattccatcatcagatcctggtttccttatcatggtaccaaactagagatatctcctttccaactaaaaaagaattatgaaaatcggttcataaacgacggagttatccccgaacatacataaacaaaatatatataaacggtcgaattgagtaagaGGTtgctttttaaccaacttcaaaaaaggaggaggttactcaactcaattcgacctaacttaaattccttaaaattaaaaagatagaCCAATTTTTGGTATGGCAAGTCTTAAACTGATTAACTTTTAgtaatcttattaaaataagataagAATTGAGTGTTAAACATAGGaatagtattaattttaatgactgatatataaattatataagcaAGTTTTTTACCATTTAATAGTAAAATGCATACAATAAAAACCATTTTTGCCTGTTTGATCTTATTgaggtttttataaaataagcaatattaaCGTAATCAAGTAGATAAGAAATTATTACTACAAAATAATGAACATATCTGCTTTTAGATGGCGTTACGTACTTTActgcttttaattattttatagatgaacaattaattttatcatattcttatttataaaagttgatttagtagttttttgaattttgagcGAAGATTCATACCTATATAACGTTTTATATGTGTATggtattacatataattatgtataattgttTATTGCTTTACGACTTAGAACATAATCAGCTTTTGTTGAAAAACTTTTCTGTAGAAGTTTTATACTTAAACAACTTGAAAAAAGAAACATTGTAACAAAAACTTCAGTTTTAGTAGTTCAGTAACTAACACATAAGCCTTGAACAGTTCTTGTTTTGTCTTCTTGATAGTATAAAGCAAacaattgttattgtaaaatttaaggCATAGTAAATTAGTAATCCAGTTCATTAGTTAGTCTATTTCATAGACATTTAGTCAACGACGTGTTGGCGTAGCGGTTACAGCAGTGGCTGTTGAGCAGGCGGTCGCTAGTTCGATcacgctcacgacagacatttagTCATCACCATCAGTATTGGCCATATGTttttgtggtctgggcgtttgtgcttgtatgcTGTGTTTCCGGACATCCGACACAGGAGACAATCCtactggggccgttgagtgtgaagagtttatttatttactagtaaCAGATACGCGAGCTAgtcttttttaaaacttttaatgaaattttaggTCTTGATCCGGCTCTAATTGGATGGGTTAACCATATTGACCGATTCAGATCCAACGATGCGTGGTATACTGAAGTTATCCACACCAACTATGGAATCTTTGGATACATAGGCGATCTTGGTCTAGTTGATTTTTATCCGAATGGAGGCATTTCGATGCCCGGCTGTGATTCGAATAGCTGTGACCATGCAATGGGCTACCACTATTTCGCAGAATCTATTTCCTCCGGAGGATTTACTGGCACAGAATGTTTAAATTACTACGCAGCTGTTTTAAGAATGTGCTTCAGTGACAAAACTTTGAAAATGGGTGGACTTACTCCAAAGAACGGGTATGTTTTGTAGTCAGTatctttttaaacattttatatttaactagtgtttatctttattatttttttacagacaCTATGGTGTATACTACCTCGAAACAAACGCTGATGCTCCATACTCAAAAGGCTAAACGAAGAAATGTATTCAGTTAaagttttataacaatatttttcaaaaatctaaatccaataaagaaaatttaaaaactttcgtTAAATAAAGAAacgtcatttttaaaaattttttattacactactaattaatttttatgataaaaacaacTATACGATTATTAAAGCAATAAATAGGAGAAAATACATCgcttactttttataaaagaaagcgTTAACACGTTGGCAAGCTAAAGTTAATCTacaaaatgcattttttttgtacttaaataTGCCGACATCTAAGTCTATCACAATTGGTTGGgatgtttcaaatattttgctCCTCTTTGGGAAATCTCTTGCGGCGCAGAAGTCGTGCTCACTATAGTTGTCTTGTTCTTCACCGGGATGTCTAGAAGACTGCTGAGGAATGCAACACTCTCTCCGACTGtttggtatatatttaaaaggaaCGTTTCTGCTTCGGAAGTATTGTTGTCTTCCGTGGTATTTTCTTCCGTTGTTCtgaaaaattgatattatttaataaacaaaatagtagtaataaataaatacatacgatgactttttttttgtgctgagaaatagtttatttaaaaaactatggggtgtcatgggacaccaggtagttCCTTCGAaaagtatagaagcaacacaatttgaaaaaaaaaattgaattttatatatattttctagttcttgtt
Encoded here:
- the LOC123659272 gene encoding pancreatic triacylglycerol lipase-like, with amino-acid sequence MLPFLIVLCIAACSALPSNPILRKLDDGPRYQYVGDSNGEIHLEDLWVSLSDYLNIARFRPEVSNVYFLYTRENPNNGQIIFRNENWLSLTNYKSLRRTIVLIHGWRNSASSEFNNVLIPALLAAEDVNVIVVDWSVGAGSLSYRQVNFNCITSAAAVADFIKWLNQASGSTLSQYHIIGHGVGGHQAGIIGRNLDRDVPYITGLDPALIGWVNHIDRFRSNDAWYTEVIHTNYGIFGYIGDLGLVDFYPNGGISMPGCDSNSCDHAMGYHYFAESISSGGFTGTECLNYYAAVLRMCFSDKTLKMGGLTPKNGHYGVYYLETNADAPYSKG